In Colias croceus chromosome 8, ilColCroc2.1, a genomic segment contains:
- the LOC123693607 gene encoding TBC1 domain family member 15 isoform X1: MSCSSSEDIPEQCKELFTQDGVLLKASIGRPISDLNSIGMLCIVQNGDGTKCIEWRPNDLITIDSDTQDQEWAVVHTIGRRQRTLSGNMTSDYAAARARIVRIPLDELKTFKVTRNSQQMQFSTKPGIWQNTFYFQHGNAEIFVAYLKNHVKTAKTRHDRNTYVVVEPNNESQVLNRSFAELDIFTENTTDVVWNLVSNFKQRPYETTMEAFSKLTDIVYYGNENLNGKRDVSEEVADLLTRSMSALEDTTTVARAEEYEVISVKPTLPPRPCIPRGTPLSTEKWEGLQDTDGRILEVDGVKQLIFRGGVAHSIRHSVWKYLLDYYPWNATNTELRALQKKKTEEYFSMKLQWRSITDKQESRFSEYRERKSLVEKDVNRTDRTHPFYSGDNNPNLIVLQDILMTYVMYNFDLGYVQGMSDILAPLLLLLGNEVDSFWCFAGFMERIASNFDMDQAGMKQQLLNLQQLLTFASPDLAKHLASKDSGNMYFCFRWLLVWFKREFSHRDIMRLWEVLWTGLPCANFHLFICVAILDAEKDVLISGDYGFTEILKHVNDLSMCLDVDKILSTAEGIYHQVISAPHLTDQVRVILGLSIDKKEPVATTTENNRQDMEEVTLEYNGLQISVVTQTVWALLA, translated from the exons ATGTCGTGTAGTTCTAGCGAAGATATACCAGAACAGTGTAAA gAGTTGTTCACTCAAGATGGAGTGCTACTCAAAGCAAGCATCGGCCGCCCAATATCCGACCTCAATTCCATTGGAATGCtatgtattgtgcaaaatggTGATGGCACAAAATGCATCGAGTGGAGGCCTAATGACCTTATCACCATTGATTCGGACACACAAGATCAAGAATGGGCTGTTGTTCACACTATCG gTCGCCGCCAACGTACTCTAAGCGGCAATATGACGTCTGATTACGCTGCCGCCCGCGCTCGTATTGTACGCATACCCCTAGACGAACTGAAAACATTCAAGGTCACTAGGAACAGCCAGCAGATGCAATTCTCCACAAAGCCAGGCATTTGGCAGAACACATTCTATTTCCAACACGGAAACGCGGAGATATTCGTCGCGTATCTCAAGAACCATGTGAAGACAGCGAAAACTAGGCACGATAGAAATACGTATGTGGTCGTCGAGCCTAATAATGAGTCGCAAGTGCTGAATAGATCGTTTGCCGAATTGGATATATTCACAGAAAATACAACTGATGTTGTATGGAATCTCGTGTCAAATTTTAAGCAACGACCCTACGAAACGACTATGGAGGCTTTTTCGAAACTTACTGATATAG TTTATTACGGAAATGAGAATCTAAATGGCAAGCGAGATGTGTCTGAGGAGGTGGCGGATCTACTGACGCGCAGTATGAGCGCATTAGAGGATACGACCACGGTGGCGAGAGCGGAGGAATATGAAGTTATTAGTGTTAAGCCCACGTTACCGCCAAGGCCTTGTATACCCAG AGGTACACCCTTATCAACTGAAAAGTGGGAGGGACTTCAAGACACAGACGGAAGGATATTAGAGGTTGACGGTGTTAAACAACTCATATTCAGAGGT GGCGTCGCGCATTCAATCAGACATTCAGTATGGAAGTACCTCCTCGACTATTACCCATGGAACGCGACAAACACGGAACTTCGTGCcttacaaaagaaaaaaactgAAGAATATTTCTCTATGAAACTCCAATGGCGATCCATAACAGATAAACAAGAGTCGCGGTTCAGTGAATATAGGGAACGAAAGAGTTTAGTGGAAAAAGATGTAAATAGGACTGATCGGACACATCCTTTCTATTCAGGGGATAATAATCCCAATTTGATAGTTCTGCAAGATATTTTGATGACGTATGTCATGTATAATTTCGATCTGGGCTATGTGCAAGGCATGAGCGATATTTTGGCGCCACTTTTGCTGTTGCTGGGCAACGAAGTGGACAGCTTTTGGTGCTTCGCCGGGTTTATGGAGCGGATT GCGTCAAATTTCGACATGGACCAAGCCGGTATGAAGCAGCAACTCCTCAACTTACAACAACTATTGACCTTCGCAAGCCCAGACCTTGCCAAGCACCTAGCGTCCAAGGACTCTGGAAATATGTACTTTTGCTTCCGATGGCTGCTGGTCTGGTTCAAACGGGAGTTCTCGCATCGGGATATTATGAG ACTATGGGAGGTGCTATGGACTGGATTGCCATGTGCTaatttccatttatttatttgtgttgcCATACTTGATGCTGAAAAAGATGTCCTTATTAGTGGGGACTATGGATTTACTGAAATATTAAAG cACGTTAACGACCTATCTATGTGCCTTGATGTTGACAAAATACTGAGTACAGCGGAAGGCATCTACCACCAAGTGATATCAGCCCCGCACCTCACCGACCAAGTGCGGGTTATCCTCGGCCTGTCCATTGATAAAAAAGAACCGGTTGCCACGACAACGGAGAATAACAGACAGGACATGGAGGAA GTTACACTCGAATATAACGGACTTCAGATTTCAGTTGTGACACAAACGGTTTGGGCATTGCTTGCctaa
- the LOC123693607 gene encoding TBC1 domain family member 15 isoform X2, protein MSCSSSEDIPEQCKELFTQDGVLLKASIGRPISDLNSIGMLCIVQNGDGTKCIEWRPNDLITIDSDTQDQEWAVVHTIGRRQRTLSGNMTSDYAAARARIVRIPLDELKTFKVTRNSQQMQFSTKPGIWQNTFYFQHGNAEIFVAYLKNHVKTAKTRHDRNTYVVVEPNNESQVLNRSFAELDIFTENTTDVVWNLVSNFKQRPYETTMEAFSKLTDIVYYGNENLNGKRDVSEEVADLLTRSMSALEDTTTVARAEEYEVISVKPTLPPRPCIPRGTPLSTEKWEGLQDTDGRILEVDGVKQLIFRGGVAHSIRHSVWKYLLDYYPWNATNTELRALQKKKTEEYFSMKLQWRSITDKQESRFSEYRERKSLVEKDVNRTDRTHPFYSGDNNPNLIVLQDILMTYVMYNFDLGYVQGMSDILAPLLLLLGNEVDSFWCFAGFMERIASNFDMDQAGMKQQLLNLQQLLTFASPDLAKHLASKDSGNMYFCFRWLLVWFKREFSHRDIMRLWEVLWTGLPCANFHLFICVAILDAEKDVLISGDYGFTEILKHVNDLSMCLDVDKILSTAEGIYHQVISAPHLTDQVRVILGLSIDKKEPVATTTENNRQDMEEVMYQIGLDMNF, encoded by the exons ATGTCGTGTAGTTCTAGCGAAGATATACCAGAACAGTGTAAA gAGTTGTTCACTCAAGATGGAGTGCTACTCAAAGCAAGCATCGGCCGCCCAATATCCGACCTCAATTCCATTGGAATGCtatgtattgtgcaaaatggTGATGGCACAAAATGCATCGAGTGGAGGCCTAATGACCTTATCACCATTGATTCGGACACACAAGATCAAGAATGGGCTGTTGTTCACACTATCG gTCGCCGCCAACGTACTCTAAGCGGCAATATGACGTCTGATTACGCTGCCGCCCGCGCTCGTATTGTACGCATACCCCTAGACGAACTGAAAACATTCAAGGTCACTAGGAACAGCCAGCAGATGCAATTCTCCACAAAGCCAGGCATTTGGCAGAACACATTCTATTTCCAACACGGAAACGCGGAGATATTCGTCGCGTATCTCAAGAACCATGTGAAGACAGCGAAAACTAGGCACGATAGAAATACGTATGTGGTCGTCGAGCCTAATAATGAGTCGCAAGTGCTGAATAGATCGTTTGCCGAATTGGATATATTCACAGAAAATACAACTGATGTTGTATGGAATCTCGTGTCAAATTTTAAGCAACGACCCTACGAAACGACTATGGAGGCTTTTTCGAAACTTACTGATATAG TTTATTACGGAAATGAGAATCTAAATGGCAAGCGAGATGTGTCTGAGGAGGTGGCGGATCTACTGACGCGCAGTATGAGCGCATTAGAGGATACGACCACGGTGGCGAGAGCGGAGGAATATGAAGTTATTAGTGTTAAGCCCACGTTACCGCCAAGGCCTTGTATACCCAG AGGTACACCCTTATCAACTGAAAAGTGGGAGGGACTTCAAGACACAGACGGAAGGATATTAGAGGTTGACGGTGTTAAACAACTCATATTCAGAGGT GGCGTCGCGCATTCAATCAGACATTCAGTATGGAAGTACCTCCTCGACTATTACCCATGGAACGCGACAAACACGGAACTTCGTGCcttacaaaagaaaaaaactgAAGAATATTTCTCTATGAAACTCCAATGGCGATCCATAACAGATAAACAAGAGTCGCGGTTCAGTGAATATAGGGAACGAAAGAGTTTAGTGGAAAAAGATGTAAATAGGACTGATCGGACACATCCTTTCTATTCAGGGGATAATAATCCCAATTTGATAGTTCTGCAAGATATTTTGATGACGTATGTCATGTATAATTTCGATCTGGGCTATGTGCAAGGCATGAGCGATATTTTGGCGCCACTTTTGCTGTTGCTGGGCAACGAAGTGGACAGCTTTTGGTGCTTCGCCGGGTTTATGGAGCGGATT GCGTCAAATTTCGACATGGACCAAGCCGGTATGAAGCAGCAACTCCTCAACTTACAACAACTATTGACCTTCGCAAGCCCAGACCTTGCCAAGCACCTAGCGTCCAAGGACTCTGGAAATATGTACTTTTGCTTCCGATGGCTGCTGGTCTGGTTCAAACGGGAGTTCTCGCATCGGGATATTATGAG ACTATGGGAGGTGCTATGGACTGGATTGCCATGTGCTaatttccatttatttatttgtgttgcCATACTTGATGCTGAAAAAGATGTCCTTATTAGTGGGGACTATGGATTTACTGAAATATTAAAG cACGTTAACGACCTATCTATGTGCCTTGATGTTGACAAAATACTGAGTACAGCGGAAGGCATCTACCACCAAGTGATATCAGCCCCGCACCTCACCGACCAAGTGCGGGTTATCCTCGGCCTGTCCATTGATAAAAAAGAACCGGTTGCCACGACAACGGAGAATAACAGACAGGACATGGAGGAAGTTATGTATCAGATTGGCTTAGATATGAATTTTTAA